The stretch of DNA AGTTTTCCGTTCTCATTTTTCCCAAATAATGTACACACGCTATTTACTTGTTTGTATCAAACTCAAACTAGTTCTAGAATTTGTAAGTTGGGCTCAACAGTCATCGGTCTACATACCAATGCAGAAGCTCTATGATGGCAGAGAAATACATCTCTCGAaacatatactccctccgtttcaatttatgtgaacctatttaacTGGGCacaaagtttttaaaaaaaaaggactTTTGAActtatggtgtaaaatgaggcacatatactTTGTGTGGCtacaaatcattgcataaagataaattGCTTCCAAATatggaaaggggtcattctttttggcagagactaaaaagaaaataggttcacataaattgaaacggagggagtactactTAGTATCACATTTTGATACAATATGTTCTTGAGGGTTCACCTTAGTTGCATCTGAAACAAGATGAACTCTGATCATGGTCCCTTGTTCAGACGCTGTTGCAATGTGAGTCCCGCCTGATGAAAGTGTCAAGACAGACAATGGCGCTCGATGAGCATCTATCTGCATTTTTATAACAGTAACCGAAATAAGACAAACTCCTCCGTTTTGTAAAGTTAAAAATGTTTGTAAACAGAGTTGGTTCAAGGCTAGGAAAGCGCtaaactataaaaaaattatGATATATAACATCTCAAACCCATTGATCTTATTATAGATGATTTCGTAAGATCAATACACATAACGGTAAGAAACACGACCTCACAGTGTAAACGGAGGTCGGAAACATTATAGACTAACAAAGATCCTTTCGTTGTACTTGCTGGAAGAGCCAAATATGAACCGTCCAAGCTGGGTGAAAATGCACAAAGTCCTAAAATTGGAAACAAGAACTCGTCGATAAGCAAATGTGCTAGGCCAACTGGAACTTTATAGCATCTACTTTCATTAAACAAAAACCTGAAAGTTATAAACCAGTGAGGGcaagtgcactaagctcccgctatgcgcggggtccgggaagggccggaccacaaaaggctgtttccacggctcaaaccagtgacctcctggtcacatggcagcaactttaccagttacgtcaAGGCTCCCGATTATAAAGCAGTgacttcttttattcttttcctttttggTTGATCTTTTTATGCAGGATGGCATAAGTCACTGCTCCAATGATTATAAGAGTGAAGTCACTAAAACTTGAAAAAAAGATTTTCCGGACAGACCTTTTGGATTCGGCACCGTATCAATAGTGTCCAATATCTTAAGACTGTTTATATCATAAATAAATGTCTTCTCCTGCAATATGACAATCAATCTGCAAATTCGAGGACATTGTTTGAAAAAGAATTGGGAACAAGGGAGAAATAACAAATTAGGAGTCTTTAATCAAAATTGATTACAAGAATTGAATGCATCAAAGTTACAAAGAACAAATATATTCAATCTGTTCTCATTCAAAATCAAGTGCATAGTTCATAGTGCGGGGGAAAAAATTACTAGCTGCCACAAGAAAAGATTATAAGGAAGTCTGATATTTAAACTGGAAAATTTGAACATCAGTATGATCTCAGACTTATTGAGAGTAACCATTGTCAGTTCAATGAGAGCAAACCTGCTAAAGGTTGTGCTATGTTTAGTCTTTCTGCTTCTCAAGATGAATTCTTCTCGCTTGTTTAATTTGTTTATTAAAATAAAGACATAGAGGTTTACGTAAATATGCTATTACTGCAggtgatacaacaacaacaaacccagtgaaatccgacaagtggggtctggggaggatattATGTACGCAGTCCTTACCCCCCTAAATTGAgaaagtagagaggttgtttccgatagacccttggcAAATTGGAATAGCTCTATCCAGTCTAACCTACAAACTTTCTTTGAACCAAAATAGTTTATCCCTCTAAAACATCAAGCTTTTTTTGTTACTATGAGCATATCTGACTACGACATGTCAAATgaatagaaaattgaacaatgggAATCTTAAATGAAGCAAATGTAGTTTACCTTTTCTTATTCATGCGAACAGCAAGGATAGAAGTTAAGAAGTTTAAATCATTAAGAGCTACTCCAGTCATTGTATTAAACATACATAGTCTTCGCGGCGACAAAGATGGCTGTTAAAATGACACAAGTAGTAAAGTAACTAAATCAGAAATCTTGTAGATCAATGAATAGTTAAAAGGACTACAACTAGAACTTAGTAGTAAATTGCGGAACCTGTTCACCAGCCCCAACTATTGCGAGAAGGCTTGAGCTAAACAACATTTCTACTATAATGAATGCTCCAGCAGCTAACATAAAATCAATTTGTCAGGATATTGAAGCTAACTTGTATCACTACTTTGTAATGCAAACACAACAAAAAAGATCATGGTTATATATCCCATAGGGTCCCTTTTGACAACAAGTTCTTGAACTTTTAGCTATACTGATTATCAACTACATTGAAGCAACCCAAAAATAAAAGATAGCCAATTTTAACTGTATTTCTTCTAGCTGATCTTACAAGAAAGCAACTACACCTTAAAACTTTTGCAAATTCCAAAATTTTGCATAATATTGAACCAACGATCATCACTTAGAAAAAACactcttttgttcataagaaaatactgaaGCTGCAGCCAACAAAATAAGTTAAAACCCCAATATTTTGGATCTAAAAAATGAAGGAGGGCCTTGGAGCAATGGTAAAGTTGTTTCCGtgtataggtcacgggttcgagtcgtggaatgaggctgcctacatcacaccccttgggtgCAGCCCTTCTCCGGACCCTGCATGAATGAGGGATACTTCGTGCACCGGGCTGTCCTTTTTTTGGCTCTAAAAATTGTTATATCCCATTGGTTCTGTTTTGACACTAAATTCTTCAACTTTTAGCTGGATATTGATTATCAACTACATTGAAGCAATAAAAAATAAGAATACTACTTTTACAAGAAACTAGTGCAATTTCCACATTTTTCCATAATATTCAATCAACCATCATCTCTTTATAAGCTTTAAAAGAAACCCTTTTTAATTCATTAAAAAAAATACTGGACCTGCAGCCAAGACAATAAGCCCCAAAATTTTGAACTTTTTAACTGGAAATTGATTATCAACTACATTGAagcaacaaaaaataaaaataaagatactaCTTTTAGCTGAATTTAAAACTTgtacaatttccaaaatattccATATTTCAATCAAATACTGTCACTTTATAAGCTTTAAAAAAACCCTTTTTAGTTCATAATAAAATACTGgacctgcaaaaaaaaaaagaaattgtaGATTGTTTAAATACCTCTTTCATAAAGGAGTCTTCCAGTATTACAGTCAAAGATTTTGAAGCCTTCCCTTGTTCCAATTGCAAAGCAACTATTTATAAAGATTAAAAACAAcaattaaaacaaaaaaataaaacaatattGAGAAATTGGGTATTAATACCCATGATTTTTCTTGTAAAAAAAATGGAGGATTACGGATTACCTGTTGTCTTGATTGAAGGAAGTAGAGAGAATTGGATAAGAAGAGGGTTGATTTGCCATTTTTTTAGTAAGAAATGATTGTATATGATTGATTAAGTAGAGAGAAATAAAATGGCAAATTGCAGAGAAAGCTTGAACGTGCAGTGTAGTTAAAAGTTGTAATTAGTAAAATTCTGTTTTTGTATTAGTTTTGGATTAGACTTTAAAAACAAATTTCAGAAGGTAAAGGAATTAGTAGTTTGTTTGTCTTCGATATGGGTAATGAAATTGGGATTGGAAAAAAACAAGTTGggtccttttttttatttttatgtgagCTGAAATGACATTatattgtttaaaatatattcataatttataatatatttaaagattaacTAATTCGATCAAATTTTAAGATATCGCGTcctaaaattcaaaaattatgCCCAAAAATTCAAAtcttatgtcctaaattttaaattagcagttcagaaattcaggacacttagtcttgaatttcaaattagcatctcaaaaattaaaattatgCCTAATAATTCAAatcttatgtcctgaattttaaattagcacTTCAAAAATTCAGGACATTTagtcctgaatttcaaattagtAGCTCAAAAATTTATGACAGTAAGTCCTCAATTTTAAATTAGGAGCTCAAAAATTCTAGATACTTAATGCAAAAATTTGACGAATtggttaatttttaaatatattataaattataaatatattttaaatagcagACTTAAAAGTGGTTGCTTGTGCACTTCGTCCTTTATATGATTGATTAGTACCAAGTCTTGTCAATCTGGCGGAACTTGTGAACAATTAAGTAATATATTTAGGCAAGTTTTGTCCATCCAAAAAATGTGCGAATTATTTGTACCAAATTAATACTTGTCTCGCATAATTGTGAACAAGACAAGTTTTGTCTATTCGGTAAAACATTTAAGTAATTTGTACCA from Nicotiana tomentosiformis chromosome 11, ASM39032v3, whole genome shotgun sequence encodes:
- the LOC104104737 gene encoding autophagy-related protein 18b; the encoded protein is MANQPSSYPILSTSFNQDNSCFAIGTREGFKIFDCNTGRLLYERAAGAFIIVEMLFSSSLLAIVGAGEQPSLSPRRLCMFNTMTGVALNDLNFLTSILAVRMNKKRLIVILQEKTFIYDINSLKILDTIDTVPNPKGLCAFSPSLDGSYLALPASTTKGSLLVYNVSDLRLHCEIDAHRAPLSVLTLSSGGTHIATASEQGTMIRVHLVSDATKSYSFRRGTYTSNIFSLSFAPAAELPDILLATSSSGSVHIFSLGSLPNQRSSGLLASIIPIPHTVSDALDPAQHCILHRAVPAGVRSNTVIRKIEKFDDTATPEHVSLRATISMITYGGYFLEYVYNVNHQNKSSWTLEREFNLLTAEASSLS